GATCGCGAAGGAAGGCGGGAAGATCGTGTTCCTCGTCCGGCTCGCGCCGATCTTCCCGTTCAACCTCGTGAACTACGCTTTCGGCCTGACGGGCGTCCGCCCCGCCGCGTACGCGCTCGCCACGGTGACCGGGATCGTGCCCGGCACGCTGGCGTACGTCTATCTCGGCTACGCGGGCGCGACTGCGGCCGGCGGCTCGGCCGACTCGACCAAGTTGCTGGTGAACGTAGGCGGCGCCGTCGCCGCGCTGATCGCCACGATCGTCGTCGCACGCATCGCGACGAAGGCGATCCGGGAGGCGGGGGTCTAGGGACGCCCTCGCCGCGCGGCCGCGGGTTCGAAGTAGACGGACTGCCCCACGGCGAGGCGCCCCCTGCCGGCAACGGCGCCGTAAACCCCGGCCTTGTTGTCCCTCACCCGGACGATGGTCTTCAGCACCTCGGGATCGGCGTGCGCCGAGTCGGGGTCGAAGTTCACCATCGCGCAGCGCTCGTCGCGGTTGGTGACGTAGACCGCGGGGGCGTCCTCGGCGTCTCCGAACGCGAGGACGCCGCCGACCCACGCGTCCTCCTCGAACGGGACGGGTCGAGACGATGCGATCAGGATGTTCGGTCGGAATCGCCGGACGTCGGGGTGGTGCGCCGCCAGCCGGCCGACCTCGCCGACCGTGGTCGAGGTTATCAAGGAGACGCTGGCTTCATCGAAGATCCCGCGGTTGACATGGACCATCTCGACCGCCGAGCCGTGGCGAGGACCGATCTCCTCCGCCAGCTCCGGCAGCTTGGACGCGGTCAACCACGGAAAACCGCTCCGATCGTCGAGGCGACGGAGCGCCAGCCTGCGATCGCCGTCGAGACCGTGCCAGCCCAGGTCGGCGAGCTCGAGAGGCTCACCTCCCATCGACTTCACGGGGTACCGAAAGAGCGCTTCGACTTCACCGATCTTGATGGGCATCTTCGATTCGTCCTTCCGGCGGCGGCCCGTGTCCATGAGGGTTCAGGCGTCGCCTTTCGACGGCTCGATGTCGAAATGAAGCACGTCCTCGCGGGTTCCCAGCTTGGAGTAGAGCTCGATGGCGGGGTCATCGCCGTGGTCGGCCTGGACGTAGATGACCCACGCCCCGTGCCGGGGCGCCAGCTCCTTCAGTCGCTCGATCATCGCCGTCGCGATGCCGCGCCTTCGGTGGCTTTCCGCCACGGCGAGGTCGTAGATGTAGATCTCCGACCTCGCCCGCTCGAACTTCGGCAGCACGTAGGCCGCAAGCCCTCCCACGACCTCGGCATGATCGAGTCCCGCGATGGCGAGGAACGTCGGGTTCGCGAGTAATCCTCGGAGGTAATCGTCCGGCGGCGGTTTCGCCGTGTAGGTGTCGCGGTCGTCGAACGCCGCCCCGAACAGCGAGAGCATGTCCCGCATCGTCGGGAGGTCGTCCGGGCCGAGGATCCGGATCTCCGTCATCGAGGGGACCTCTCGCGCTCCACGCTCGCGTCCTCGCCGTCCGACGCCTGACGAGCGCATCCCACGCGCGCGGGAGCCGCCCCCCGGCGCTGCTTCTTCAGCTCTTCCTCGAGGCTCTCGCGCGCGGCGTTCGCGTAGGCGCGGCACCGCGCCGGATCGATCAGCGCCTCCGGCTCTCCGCCGTCGCGCCGCGCGACGCGCTCCCAGAACTCCACCATCCCCGGATGCGGAGCCAGCGCGATGTCGCAGGGCAACGCGGCGACCCTCGCGAAGCTGCGCTCGTAGTCCTCGACGACCTCCGGGTGCTTCGGATTGCCGATCAGCCGGTATTCGGGGGCCGACAGGCTGCCCACGTCGACCAGGTGAAGGCAGCGCGTCCCCTCGCAGGACTTCCACGCCCAGGTCGTGTTGCCCCGGGTATGTCCCGGCGTCGCATGGGCGGTGAACACCAGATCTCCCAGGCGCAGGCTTTCGCCGTCGGTCACCGTCCGCGCCACCTGAACCGGCGGGAACGGGAACCGATCCCCGTATTGCGGATCCTCGAGACCGCCCCGGGCGAGCAACGGGGCGTCGGCGGCGCTCGCGATCACCTGCGCCCCCGTGACGCGCGCCAGCTGCGCGATGCCCCCGGCATGATCGCAGTGCGCGTGCGAGTTGAGGATCCACTTGACGTCGCGCGGGTCGATCCCGAGGGTTCGGAGGTTCGCTTCGACGAGCGCCGCGTTCCCCGGCACCCCGCCGTCGATCAGGACGTGCCCCGTGGGCGCCGTGACGAGGAAGACGCCGAGGCCTCGAGGCCCGACGTGCCAGGTATTGCCGTAGATCCGAAAGGGCTCCTGCGGGGCCGTCCAGGAGGGATCGTGATCGCAGGAGTAGGTGTCCGGGGCGACCGCAGGGTCGGCCGGGACGGTTTGCGCCGACACGCTCGAAACCATCCCACCGGACACCACCAGTGCCGCCATCAGTCTGCGCACGGACGACCTGTTTCCGCCTTGGATTCGCACCGAGTGACCATCCATCCCTGGATTATGCATCGTCGGACACGCGGCCCGTCGCGTGGACGAGCGGCCCGGCTACAGAACGAGGTCGGGGCGCGAGGCGCCCCCGGATAGCGCGCCGGGTCACGACCGCTCGATCGGGACCTCCCGGATCGGATCGCCACCGTCGATGAACAGCCGTCCCCCCCGGACCAGCACCCGCCGCAGTCGCTCGAGCGCCATGCGCCCGGCGGCGGGATGACGCCCGTCCAGAGCACCGACCCGCACCGCGAATGCGAGGTCGTAGCGGCGCTCGCCGGGGGCGAGGACGAACGCTTCGACGGCAACGCAGCGGAACTCGAGCCGCCCAGAAGCCAGCTCCGCGCCGGAGCCGGCCACGGCTCGTGCGATCGCCTTTGCGGATCGATCGATGCCGAGCACGTGACCGTTGCCGATGCGGCGAAGCACGGCACGGGCCGCGACGCCCGGCCCGCAGCCGATTTCCAGGACGCGCATTCCGGCACGAAGCGGGAGCGCATCCACGATCGCGGCAAGCCTGGGCGAAATCGGGTCGGCCATGACGTCGATCGACCTCGTGCGCGGCGCCGCGCCCGCGCCGAACGCGTTGCCACCGGGCGACCGCCGCCCGCAGGGGTGATTCGTCCGTTACGGGAGCGGGATGACCGAGCCCAATCCCGCTCGATCGAAACGTTCCTTGAAACGCTCCATGAACACCGCGAACCCCAGCTCGCTCGTGCAATGACCGGGGGCGACGCGCCGAATCTGAAACGTGTCATGCAGCACGTCCGCGGTGCGCTGCACCTGCTCTTTCGGCGCGAGCACGAGGTGAAAGCCGCCCGTCACCGTGTAGAGCCGAGGATCGATCCCGACGACTCCCTCGAGGATCTTCTCCACCCCCGGATGCGAACAGCCGACGACGACGGCGAGCCCCTTCGGCGTCCGCACGGCGAGGGAGACCTCGTTCATCTCCATCGTCCCCGGCTTCTCGGAACGCGTGGTCAGCACGTAGATCCCGGGGAAGATCTCCGTCGTCTTCGTCACGATCTCAAAATTGCCCGCCTCCCAGGGAGTGCCCGACTGCAGGTGCGCCGGCGGCCGCCCCTCGAAATAGCGCATCTCCGCGGGCAAGGAGGGCTGCGGCTCGAGGAATCCGGCGGGCGCACGGCTCTTGAAGAACGCCCCTTCCTGCGGCGCATAAATCTTGACGGCCGGATTCACTCCCAGGAGATAGGTCAGCCCGCTCGTGTGGTCGCCGTGCCGATGCGAGAGGACGACGGCATCGAGCCGCTTCAGATCGACACCGAGTTGCTTGACGTTGTGCTCGAAGATCTTCGCGTTGTTGCCCGTGTCGAACAGGATGCGTTTACCGCCGTACTCCACCAGCGCGGCATATCCCCAGTCCTTCCGAAGCGCGGAGGGCGCGCCGAACGCGTCGTACAGAACGGTGATCCGCTTGGCCTCCTGCGCGCCGGCGGAGAACGGGGTTGTCAGCAGGATCGCTGCGGTAATCGCGAAGCGGTACGCGATGTGCGTCATGGTGCCCTCCCGCGACGGCGGAGTGTATGCCGGACGATCGCCGGACCGAAAGCGTTCGGGCGGACCCGGGCTCCGACGCCACGGCCGACTCGAGGCGGAGCGGCCCCCGGGCCGGTTAGGCCCGCACCTCGCTCATCAACGCCAGTCGATTCCCGTCGGGATCGAAGAACTCGGCCAACCACAACTCGTAGTCGGGCGCACGGTGCACCACGTGCGGTGCCGCGGAGAAGCGCACACCGCCGGATTCGAGGGTCGCCGCGACGCCGCGGATGTCGTCGACCTTGAAGTACACGCCCCCTCCCCGTTGCGCGGCCGACCCCTCGGGCAGGACCCCCACGAGCAGGCGCACGTCGCCGCACATGAAGAAGGCCATCTGCGGAGGAGCCGTGAACAGGAACTTGAGCCCCAGGACGTCGCGGTAGAACGTGACCGCGCGATCGAGATCGTCGACGGGGATCATCAGCTGGCCGACGGTGGCGTTCGAGAGATTCATCGGGGCCTCCCGGCTTCACGCGATCTCGGCGTAGAACTGCAGCCCATTGCCGTCGGGGTCGCGTAGGTGGAACTCCCGCGTGCCCCACGGCGTGTCCTTCGGCGACGCCCACGGACTGCGGCCGTTGTTCTCGGGAGTGAACACGCCCGCGGCGGCGAGCTCCGCGTGCAGGTCGTCGACACCGGTCACGGCGATCCGGAACACGGGGCGGTCCCCTGTCGGGAGGTCCTCCGGCCGCGCCCACTGGAGGTGCAGCTCGACCCCGTCCCGCACGACGGCCGCGTAGCGCGGTTCCGTCGGGGCGTCCTGAAAGGTGACGGTGAACCCCAAGGATTCGAAGAACCGGAGCGAACGGTGGAGATCGGTCGAGCCGAGGACGGGATGGACGGCTTCGAGGGTCGCTCTCACGGCGGTCCCCCCTTTCGCGGGGTTCCTACGTTTCGGAAACCGACGGATTCTATCCCGCATCGACACCCTTCGGGACCCGAGGGAACCAGCGCGGGACGTCGGCGCGGTACCGCTCGTAATCGGCGCCGAATCGGCGATGCAGGTGAGGCTCTTCGTAGAACACGACGAACAGATGGAAAAGCGTCGCGATCGCGAGCGCATAGAGCACGAGCGCTGCCGAGCGATGGAGGACCGCCCACCCGACGACGACCGTCAGAACGCCCAGGTACATCGGATTCCGCGTGGAGCGGTAGAGGCCGCGAACGACGAGCCGCTTCGGGGCATCGATCGGCGCGGGCGTGCCGCGGCCGAACGTCGCGAAGTCCCAAAGGCACCAGCCGTACGTCGCGCCGCCGGCGGCGAGCAAGACGATCGCGAGCGCGAGCAACGGGCCGGAGGCGGCCGCGCCTCCGAGCGACAGCCGCCAGGGCACGTAGACGGCGACCGTACCCGGCACGACCAGGGTGAACAGCACGTTCTTGAGGAACAACACCACGTCGGAAGGGTACGTCGGAGCGGCTCGCGTCGAAAGGTCCGGGAATCGACGGCGCTTGTTTTCGCGGGCTAGATCGTCCCCCGCCCGCGGTGGCTTCGGTCGTCATCCCCCGGGAAGAAGTCGATCCGGCCGGTCAGCAGGCCGACGAATCCCCACACCATCACGGCCACCAGCGACAGCAGGCTGACCACGGCGTGGATCAGGCTGTAGATCCAGTAACCTCGGTCGACCGCGGTGAACGTGCCCTTGCTCCCGACAAAGTACTGCCCCGCGACGATCTTCCCGTTCAGCGCATCACCGCCGAAGAAGCTGGTCACGACGGCGAAGGCCACGAAGTTGAGGAGCGTGAGGGCCAACGCGGTCCGATAGAGGTCCGTCGGTGGATCGGGCCTTCGCGCGCGCCTCGAGCGCGTGAAGCCGCGGAAGAACCCGCGCCATCCGGCCACCAGCGCGGATCGGACCCTGGAGATTCGATCGGCCCCCGGCGCCACGTCGGCGGCTACTTGCGTACGTTCGCCAGAAGTTCCGCCGCTCTCGCCGCGTCCTCGGCCAGCACCACCACCTCAACGCCGCTCAGCCACAGCTGCGGCCGCATGCCCCCGCAGTCGTCACGCCGGATCATGCCCTCGATGCCCGACGCTTCGAGAGCCCCGACGGCAACCTCGGCATCCACCGCATTGCTGAAGGTCCGAACGACAACGAGCTCTCCGGTCGTCATGAGGGTTTGCCTCCCGCGGAACCTGGCTGCATGCTACATGCTCCATCCGCGCCGAGACCAGGCGATCCGCTCGTCTCCGACGTCAGCTCCGCTTCTTCCTGACCGGCCGCCGCCTCGCATCCTTCGTCGGATCCCCGACCTCCTTGGGAATCGCGTCCGACGCCGTAGTCACGGGTTTCGGCCCCGCCGCAATTCGTGGATCCGGCCGCCGAGCCAGCACTGCGGGATCGCGAGCACGACGAGCGACACCGGATACCAGCGCGGACCGAGATCGAGGCGCCAGGTCGCGAGCAACCCGATCAGCGCGAGGACGACTCCGATGGCGCCGAGGATCATCACGTGGCGCATCGGGCGGGAGGGGGCCAGCCGCGCCGTCAGCCACCCGCCGCCGATCCCGATCCCCAGGCGGTACGCGCTCGCCAGCAGCGCGTGTGCATCCGTCAGCGGCTGCCCCATCGGGGGGTAGACCTTCGCGACGTGCAGCAGGACGTCGACGATCGTCGTCACCACCACGACGCCGACGATTCCGGCGAGCACGGCCAGCACCGATCTTCCCTTCACGATCGACCTCGCTTCGCCGCGCCTTGTGCCATGACTGGACGGCGAAGTCGACCCTGCATGTCCCGACGCGAGGCGACCGACTTCATCCGAGGCGCTCCCCGAGGATCCTCAGGTACTGCCGCCACGGCCCGACATCCTCGGCGTACCGCTTCGCCAGCACGCGCGAGATCTGGCCGAGATGGTCGAGGTCGTGCGCGACCCACGTCGCGAGATGCTGCGCCAGCGTCACGGTGCCGAGATCCGGGTGCCTCCCGCGGCGCGCGAGATCGGCCTCGGTCAGGCGCAGCGCCCCGAGTCGGGCGAGGCTCGTCGCGCGCTCCCGTTCGAAGGTGTCGAGAAGCTCGGCGAGGGTGCGCCCGCGCGAGGCGTCGAACATCGCCTCGCGGTCGAAGGTCGGAAACGGGACGGCCTCGCCGTGGCGAAGCAGGTGCTCCGCGCGCGGGATCCAGTCGGTGCGTTCCCCGTGGATGAGATGCCCCACGACGTCGAAGGGGCTCCAGGTCCCCGGCCCTTCGCGCGCTTCGATCCAGGGGGCGGGAAGATCGTGGAGGAGGGCGCGCAGCACCGCCGGCGTGCGGCGCAGCACGGAGATCGCCTCGTCGATTCGGTACGTCATGGGGCCTCCCGGGTGAACGATCAGATCCAGCGCCGCACGGCGGTCCGGTACTCCGCGTACGGCTCCCCGAACTTCTCGAGGAGCGCTCGCTCCTCGGGCCGGATCTGGAACCGGTTCATGTAGAGCACGAAGGCGGGGACGACCAGGAACGGCAGCGGATGGGACAGCCACGTCGCGAGAGCCGCGAGGAGCAGCGCGAGGCCGAGGTACATCGGATTCCGGCTCAGGCGGTAGATGCCGGTCCGCACGACTCGGCTCGCCCGCGAGGGATGCGTGGGATGCACGGTGGTCCCGACCCGCACGAACCGGATCACGCCGAGCACCGCGATGCCGACGCCGATGCCGCCGAGAAGCAGCGCGACCGCGGAGGCCCACGACGCTTCGTGGCCGAGGGTCGGCGCGAGCTCGCGCAGTCCGAACGCGGCCGCGCCGCAGAGGACGAACACCGCGACGGGCGGCACCTTCAGTTCGAGCGCGCGCAGCGTCACAGTCCTTCCGACCGGCCCGCAGCGGCCCGAGGCGTCAGTCGATAGTGCAGGCGCAGAAACGTCATCCCCCACAACTTCAGGACATGGTCGGCGCGGACGTCCGAGCCCGAAGGATAGACGTGGATCGTCTCCCGGAGGGCCCGCACGTACCGCGAGCGGATCGCGCCGTTTCGGTCCCGCACGGTGAAGTAGAAGCCGGGACTGCCGAAACCGTTGCCGGCGCTGATCAGGCGGAGCGATCCGTCGTCCTCGACCACGGCACGCATCAGGACGATCCCGTTTCCGTTCGGCAGAGGGAAGACGACCCGCACGCACGGCGTCGAGCCTTCCGGGACGACGCACGTGGAGTAGGCCCCGGCATAGATGACGTCCCCGGTGCGCACCAGCGTACGGACCCACGCCGCGAAGAGCCGCCGACCGCCGTGGGGCTCCGCGACGACGATCACCTCGCTCGTCATGCCCCGGCTGGTATCGAGGTTCGACAGCGGCACGTTGAGCTGCTGGAGCCGGCGGCTGAAGATCCGGGCGAGCATCCACCC
This is a stretch of genomic DNA from Candidatus Polarisedimenticolaceae bacterium. It encodes these proteins:
- a CDS encoding VTT domain-containing protein; the protein is VAFIPGSILTLGAGAIFGLAQGFLAVIVGASLGATLSFFLARGVLRDRIAAMTAANPRFAALDRAIAKEGGKIVFLVRLAPIFPFNLVNYAFGLTGVRPAAYALATVTGIVPGTLAYVYLGYAGATAAGGSADSTKLLVNVGGAVAALIATIVVARIATKAIREAGV
- a CDS encoding AAC(3)-I family aminoglycoside N-acetyltransferase, whose product is MTEIRILGPDDLPTMRDMLSLFGAAFDDRDTYTAKPPPDDYLRGLLANPTFLAIAGLDHAEVVGGLAAYVLPKFERARSEIYIYDLAVAESHRRRGIATAMIERLKELAPRHGAWVIYVQADHGDDPAIELYSKLGTREDVLHFDIEPSKGDA
- a CDS encoding MBL fold metallo-hydrolase translates to MTHIAYRFAITAAILLTTPFSAGAQEAKRITVLYDAFGAPSALRKDWGYAALVEYGGKRILFDTGNNAKIFEHNVKQLGVDLKRLDAVVLSHRHGDHTSGLTYLLGVNPAVKIYAPQEGAFFKSRAPAGFLEPQPSLPAEMRYFEGRPPAHLQSGTPWEAGNFEIVTKTTEIFPGIYVLTTRSEKPGTMEMNEVSLAVRTPKGLAVVVGCSHPGVEKILEGVVGIDPRLYTVTGGFHLVLAPKEQVQRTADVLHDTFQIRRVAPGHCTSELGFAVFMERFKERFDRAGLGSVIPLP
- a CDS encoding VOC family protein, whose translation is MNLSNATVGQLMIPVDDLDRAVTFYRDVLGLKFLFTAPPQMAFFMCGDVRLLVGVLPEGSAAQRGGGVYFKVDDIRGVAATLESGGVRFSAAPHVVHRAPDYELWLAEFFDPDGNRLALMSEVRA
- a CDS encoding DUF2007 domain-containing protein; amino-acid sequence: MTTGELVVVRTFSNAVDAEVAVGALEASGIEGMIRRDDCGGMRPQLWLSGVEVVVLAEDAARAAELLANVRK
- the bla gene encoding subclass B3 metallo-beta-lactamase; protein product: MRRLMAALVVSGGMVSSVSAQTVPADPAVAPDTYSCDHDPSWTAPQEPFRIYGNTWHVGPRGLGVFLVTAPTGHVLIDGGVPGNAALVEANLRTLGIDPRDVKWILNSHAHCDHAGGIAQLARVTGAQVIASAADAPLLARGGLEDPQYGDRFPFPPVQVARTVTDGESLRLGDLVFTAHATPGHTRGNTTWAWKSCEGTRCLHLVDVGSLSAPEYRLIGNPKHPEVVEDYERSFARVAALPCDIALAPHPGMVEFWERVARRDGGEPEALIDPARCRAYANAARESLEEELKKQRRGAAPARVGCARQASDGEDASVERERSPR
- a CDS encoding DinB family protein yields the protein MTYRIDEAISVLRRTPAVLRALLHDLPAPWIEAREGPGTWSPFDVVGHLIHGERTDWIPRAEHLLRHGEAVPFPTFDREAMFDASRGRTLAELLDTFERERATSLARLGALRLTEADLARRGRHPDLGTVTLAQHLATWVAHDLDHLGQISRVLAKRYAEDVGPWRQYLRILGERLG
- a CDS encoding isoprenylcysteine carboxylmethyltransferase family protein, which gives rise to MVLFLKNVLFTLVVPGTVAVYVPWRLSLGGAAASGPLLALAIVLLAAGGATYGWCLWDFATFGRGTPAPIDAPKRLVVRGLYRSTRNPMYLGVLTVVVGWAVLHRSAALVLYALAIATLFHLFVVFYEEPHLHRRFGADYERYRADVPRWFPRVPKGVDAG
- a CDS encoding MOSC domain-containing protein; the protein is MPIKIGEVEALFRYPVKSMGGEPLELADLGWHGLDGDRRLALRRLDDRSGFPWLTASKLPELAEEIGPRHGSAVEMVHVNRGIFDEASVSLITSTTVGEVGRLAAHHPDVRRFRPNILIASSRPVPFEEDAWVGGVLAFGDAEDAPAVYVTNRDERCAMVNFDPDSAHADPEVLKTIVRVRDNKAGVYGAVAGRGRLAVGQSVYFEPAAARRGRP
- a CDS encoding class I SAM-dependent methyltransferase, which translates into the protein MADPISPRLAAIVDALPLRAGMRVLEIGCGPGVAARAVLRRIGNGHVLGIDRSAKAIARAVAGSGAELASGRLEFRCVAVEAFVLAPGERRYDLAFAVRVGALDGRHPAAGRMALERLRRVLVRGGRLFIDGGDPIREVPIERS
- a CDS encoding VOC family protein, producing MRATLEAVHPVLGSTDLHRSLRFFESLGFTVTFQDAPTEPRYAAVVRDGVELHLQWARPEDLPTGDRPVFRIAVTGVDDLHAELAAAGVFTPENNGRSPWASPKDTPWGTREFHLRDPDGNGLQFYAEIA
- a CDS encoding isoprenylcysteine carboxylmethyltransferase family protein, encoding MTLRALELKVPPVAVFVLCGAAAFGLRELAPTLGHEASWASAVALLLGGIGVGIAVLGVIRFVRVGTTVHPTHPSRASRVVRTGIYRLSRNPMYLGLALLLAALATWLSHPLPFLVVPAFVLYMNRFQIRPEERALLEKFGEPYAEYRTAVRRWI